The genomic stretch GGAGCAACGGTCCATCTTCACCGGGATCTGCTGCGAACGACACCTATTCATGTCGGTTCGCCCAATGGCATTCTTGATTTCGTGAAAATCCATATCAAAACGTCATTGGACATTTTACAGATTGTCAAAGACTTATCTAAGAGCATTCAATTTGATTTTGTTTATTATGATAAATTCGGCGCGGGGGAATTGGTGAGGGATTACTTAGATATTCCAGGGGTCTCTTCATCGGCGTCTTTCCTGTTTGGCGAGGAGCATCTGAAAATCCTGCCGCTGCATCCGGAGTCTGGAGCGCCGCTTGAATTGGATCAAGAGTGCGAAGACCTTTTGGCAAAAATGAAAGAAACGTACGGTGTTGCCCCGAAAAACCTGGTTCAATTCATGAACAATAAAGGGGAATTGAACGTAGTGTATACAAGCCGTTATTTTCAGCCAGAAAGTGATCGTTTCGGGGATGAATGTCTATTTATCGGGCCGAGCTTTCCAAAGAGAGCGGAAAAAACAGATTTCCCGATTGAACAGCTAAAAGATGAGAAGGTCATTTATATTTCAATGGGGACTGTACTGGATCATACAGAGGATTTCTTCAACCTTTGTATTGATGCATTTTCAGGCTTTAACGGAAAAGTCGTCATCGCTGCCGGAGAAAAAGCGGACCTGACCAAATTAAAGCAGGCGCCGGAAAACTTTATCATTGCTCCGTATGTCCCTCAGCTGGAAGTGCTGGAGCAATCGGATGTTTTCATTACACACGGCGGAATGAACAGCGTAAACGAAGGCATTCATTTCAGCGTGCCACTGGTTGTCATGCCTCATGACAAGGATCAGCCGATGGTGGCGCAGCGTCTCTCTGAACTCCATGCAGGCTATGTCATCTCTAAAGATGAAGTCAATGCCCAAATATTAAAACAGGCCGTAGATGAGGTTTTGCGCAACGATCAGTATACGGCAGGCATTAAAAAAATCAATCAAAGCTTCAAAGAATGTATGGACATGGAAGAAGTGATGGAGCGGATTGATGAGTTGATTCGCCAAAAAAACAAATAAGAAAAAGAACTCCCGTACCTTGTACGGGAGTTCTTGATTTAAAACTTGATTTTGATTTTTTGAGCATCACTGATTTTCTTATGGTTATGGTCAAAGACGTCACTTGTCGTGATTTCGATCCACTTGATCTCTTTTGTTTTCTTCTCAGCATCCGCGGCCTTATCATGAGCATGGCCGCTTGATGCGTTCACAATAAAGCCGAGATTTCCGGACTTTTCGGCGCCGCCTTCCAATTCGCCGTTTAACTCTTCAAGATAAATATCTTTGTTCCAATCAAAGGTTTCACCCGTATTTGTTTTCATCAATGCAATCGGCGCAACATTTACTTTTTTTGTAGAGGTGTTCTTGATATCAACGAAAACCTTAACGAAATCAAACTCTTCATCGTGTGTTAACTCATGAAAGTAATCAATCATGCTGTAGTCCGGGCGCAAGTGGATCAGCTTCATTTCTTTTACTGTTAACTCCACGTCGCCAATTTTATAGGTTTTGTTCACTTGTTTGATATCTTTTAAGACAGCTTTTCCTTTATCATCTGAAAACGTTTGGCCGACCTTATGCAATGTCCGGTCATCAGTTACCTGGGAATTAGGCTGATAATCATCTGTGCTGTCCTTCTGGGATGAAGTGCTTTGCGGCTCAGCTTTTACTGTTTTCTCCCCGCCTGCATGCTGTTTTTCAGTACTGGCGTTTGATGAGCAGCCCGCAAGCATGATAGCAAAAACGAGAATTGAAAGAATTCTTCTCATGATGATTCCTCCATTAAAAAGAGATCCCGTTACTTCATACAAGCAACGGGACACCTTGTATTCTTTTACTTATCGTTAATCTTAATGTTGTATTGTAAAGCCTTGAAAACATTTTTGGCGATTTCTGTATTGTCGATTTGGCCGGCAAATGTCTCACTAGACGGACCGTATGCATAGACGGGAACATCTTCACCGGTATGTCCGCCTGTTGTCCATCCAGTGTGAGAGCGTTTATTAAAGATGTTCTCGATTGCGTTATCGATATCCAGTACTTCCTTCGATTTTGCCGCTTCTTCAACAGATTGAATTTCGGCTTTTGTTAAAGCCAATTTCTTTTGATCGATATATGTTTTCAACGTTTTTTCAACATCCGCGCCGTCAGCGATCTTTTCTGCCATAAAGTCTGGTGTGCGCTTTGCGGCTTTAATGGGTTCACTGAACCAGTTGTAGATGCCGTCCGCACCGATGGAATATCCGCCGGTTGAGTGGTCAGCCGTTGCGACAACCAATGTGTGCTTGTCTTTTTTAGCGAAATCAATAGCCGCCTTATAAGCTTGTTCGAAGTCTTCCATCTCGCTCATGGCGCCAACGATATCATTGTCATGGCCCGCCCAGTCAATCTGGCTGCCTTCCACCATGAGGAAGAATCCGTCTTTATCCTTGTTTAATTTTTTAATGGCTGTGTTTGTCATATCTTTAAGTGATGGAATATCCTTCGTACGGTCAATCTTTTTAGGCAGGCCGCCGTCAGCGAATAGGCCGAGAACTTGGCTGTCTTTGTTTTTCAGCATGTCCTTGCGATCATCCACGTAGCTGTACCCCGCCTTTTTGAATTCCTTAATCAAATTACGGTCCTTACGGTCAAAATTGCTCTTTCCTCCGCCTAGAAGGACATCAATTTTGTGCTTGCCGTTGACCATCTCATCAAAATAATCATCCGCAATTGAGTTCATATTTTTTCGGCTGTGGTCGTGTGAACCAAAAGAGGCCGGAGTGGCGTGTGTAATTTCTGAAGTGGCCACAAGTCCTGTTGCTTTTCCTTTTTCTTTCGCAGCTTCAAGCACCGTTTTGGCTTCTGACCCGTCGTTATCAACGGCTATGGCATTATTGTATGTTTTAATTCCCGCAGACATAGCCGTTGCCGCCGCTGCAGAATCCGTTACATTTTGTTCAGGATCATCGGGGTAAGTTGTTTGCTGGCCGACAAGATACTGATCAAAAGCCGTAGGCTCCACAACTTTTGTCTTTTTATTATCCTTTAAGTATCGATAAGCAGACGTATAAGACACACCCATACCATCACCAATCAGAACAATAACATTTTTAATTTCGTCTTGGTTCCCCTTTTTCTTTTCCTGGGCGCTGGCTTCAGGCACACTGCCGCTGGCTAAGCTGCTGAACGCAATTGATGATAAAACCGCGATAGGCAGTAATTTCTTCGGGAATTTTTTCAACTGGATAACCTCCTAAATATAGATGAATCTCAATGACAACCCAATTATATTTTTAAACTGTTAAGCTAGTATTAATCGATTTTAAAGATTGGATTTACAAGAATAATGAACTGGCACCCTTAAATAATGGTTATTCTTTTATGAGAAGTTTTAGAAGGAAAGAGCGATAGTACTAAAGAAATAAATTGGAGGAATAGATACTGGCCGTGGATAGGCGGACTGAAATCTGCTATAGTCGCATAGAAGCAACCCGCTTACATCTTGAACAATTTAAAGTATTACGTTGGAAAGAGGTATTGTGTAAGCACATGTCTGAGCAGTTCATATGGAGTGGCATCATTTTATTTTAGGAGGGAACAACATGGACGTTTTTTCTGAGTACTTAGCGGGGATTGCTGACCCGTTCCACCGAGAAAGAACGGAAGAGGTGTTAACTTGGATAAAAAATAAATATCCAAATTTACATACAGAAATAAAATGGAATCAGCCGATGTTTACGGATCACGGTACATTTATTATTGGCTTTAGTGTTTCTAAAAAGCATTTAGCTGTCGCTCCTGAAAAAGTAACGATAGCGCACGTAGAGGATGATATTGTGAAGGCCGGATATGATTACACCGAGCAGCTGATACGTATCCCTTGGAACGGTCCAGTTGATTATACGCTACTTGAGAAAATGATTGAGTTTAATATTCTGGACAAGGCGGACTGCTCCACTTTTTGGCGGAAATGAAGAAAAAGGCATAACATATGAGCTGTATAAAATATGTTACGCCTTTTCATTTGTCTATTTTTCGTTTTGATCATCTATTGCTGCTTTTCATCAAACAAGGTCTTTTCATTGAGCGTAAGCTGACTCGCAGAATAATGATTACCTTGTTTCCATTTCACTTCAATCGTAATATCATGGCCTTCAAGCTCATGTTCATCTAACCGCTCTAAAAAAGAAACGGACTTTTCTTTTGCGCTTCCATCAGAAAAAGTGCCTCCAGCATAATCATGCATCGGGATTTCCGTGTCAGAACTCAGCAGAACTTCATCATCCTTTTTTACAATCAGTGATTCCAGATAAGTGTTGTCTATTTCAATTGTATCACCGATCCAATAAAGTTTGCCGCTGTATTCATTCGGTGCATCTTCATTTTTTGTGAAAACAGCTTCCCAATTCTGATCTTTGCTTTCTCCCTGCCAATTTGGATACTCCAAACGAACATGATGAATCAGGTGATAGGAAAAAAAGATCAAGCAGAAAGCGATTAATAGGAATGCCGTGAAAATGAGAGGGTATTTATAATGACTGGACATAAAAGACTCCTATTCGTTTAATCAATTACCTTCGAAAATAGAATTTCATCCCGAATCAAAATGCCGTTTTCAGCCACCTCGGGAATCTCCGGCTTGAGTCGGCGCGCTTTTTCAACTGCGTTCGGAAACACTGCGGCGAATTGATAGCCTCTCTTTTGATAAAACGCTATCGCATTTACATTATCATTCGTTGTGATAAGCTTTATTCGTTGACAATGTGCATGTTTAGCCTTCTCTTCAACCTGCTGAAGTAAAGCTGTGCCGATTCCTTTATTTTCAATCATACTATCTAATGAAATAATTTCACAATCTTTCCCATCTATTGTGTATGTAATACAGCCAATGATTTCGCCGCTTTCATTTACTGCGGCAAATCCATCTAATTCATCACACCGAAAAATGCCGCTGGAAATCGCCATCTCGGGTGTACCCCAATGCTTGGCAAAAAAATCGGTCAACATATGTTTCGCTATCTCATTGTTTGGGATGATGATCATCATAACACTCCTCTATTGAAAGATTGCATATGTACTATCAATATAAACAATATATAACAAAAAAAATAGATGTTGAGGTGACGGCATGGAAATCAGCGATATCATTTACGGGCAGCACCATATAGACGGAGTGCTGGAAGAGCTTATCAAAAGCGCTCCTGTGCAAAGATTAAAAGGAATCTATCAAGGCGGAGCAAGCTTTTTAGTCAATCGAAAGTGGAATGTGACCAGGTATGAGCACTCCATCGGCGTGATGCTCCTCATCAAAAAGCTCGGAGGAACGATAGAAGAACAGATTGCGGGTCTGCTCCACGACGTATCACACACAGCTTTTTCTCATGTGGTCGACGTTGTCTTTGAAAATCAAGCAGAAGACTATCATGAAAACATCTTTCAACAAGTCATTGTTCACTCTGAAATCCCGGACATTTTACAAAAACACGGCTATCATACTGAAGAACTTTTATCTGACGATTCAAGGTGGACATTGCTCGAACAGCCCGCACCGGAGCTGTGTGCTGATCGGACAGACTATACGCTGCGTGATATGTACCGATATGGACACATTAACCTGCACGAAGCGCAAACCTTTTTGGATCATCTTATTGTGAGAAACGGAAGGATGTTTCCTGATAGTATTGAAGCCGCCGAATGGTTTGTCAGTGTGTACTACAAGGAAGTAATTGATTTCTTTTTGAATCCTGTGAATGTATATGGATATGAATATTTAGCGCGAGCATTGAAGGCAGCGCTGCGGCATGATGTCATATCTGCAGAGGATCTGCTGAAAACGGACCAAGAGGTACTGAACATCCTGCGTGCATCAAAAAATGAAGAAGTCCTGAGCTTGCTTACATCCATTCATCCCGGCATACAAGTAATAGAGGATGACATCCAGTACGATTTCCATCAAAAGAAGAAAATGCGCCTAATCGATCCATCCATTTTTCTTGATGACAAATGGATCAAATCCTCAGGTGTTTCTGAAAAGGTGAGGAAAATGGGTGAGGCCGCTTATCAAAAAGCAAAAAAAGGTGTGTATATAAAAATCTTAAAGCAGTAATTGCCGCCTGACAGCGGCTTTTTTTATGTTTGGCTTTGCAAACAAAGGGGAATAGGACAAACTGCGGGAACGCTTTATGAGAATATCAGCGTATTTACATACCGTTCGGGGGTATAGTATTATCGAGAGGGCATGTTTTCATTGTCTGCGGGCAAAAGTTACAGGAAAAAAATGAAGCAAAGGAGAATGAACATGAAAATCTCTAAATATGCACTGGGAATTCTGATGTTATCTCTAGTTTTTGTTTTATCAGCATGCGGCAATAACAACAGTACGAAAGAAAGCACACATGACAATCATTCAGACTCCTCAACACATGAAGAGATGGACCATTCCGGATCAGCTGACGTTCCAGAGGGATTACAGGAATCTAAAAATCCGAAATACAAAGTAGGCAGCCAAGTAATCATCAATACTTCTCATATGAAAGGCATGAAAGGTGCTGAAGCTACGGTAACAGGCGCCTATGATACAACGGCGTATGTTGTTTCTTATACTCCGACTAATGGGGGACAGCGTGTGGATCATCACAAATGGGTGATCCAAGAAGAAATCAAAGATGCCGGAGATAAAACGTTACAACCCGGAGATCAGGTGATTTTAGAGGCTTCTCATATGAAAGGCATGAAAGGAGCAACAGCCGAGATCGATTCCGCGGAAAAAACAACTGTATACATGGTTGACTACACATCGACAACGAGCGGCGAAAAAGTGAAAAACCACAAATGGGTCACAGAAGATGAGCTTTCAGCTAAATAATAAAAAATCCTCCTTTTACAAGGAGGATTTTTTTGCTGTTTGAACAGGTCTTGTTAAAGAAATGAAAGCAAACAGGACAGCGATGATCACAATCGATCCGCCGCACCATGCCGTTGACACCACAGTACCCGTCTGATCCAAAACAACACCGCCAATGGCTGAGCCAAGGGCAATTCCGACTTGGAGGGCCGATGTGTTAAAGCTTTGCTGAATGTCAGACGAATCAGGTGCAATTTCAATTAAATAGCTTTGCTGAGCCGGGGCGAGGCTCCAGCTCAGAAGACCCCAAATCACCATGACAGGCAAAAAGAAAATCATAGACGATGTAGACAGCGGCAGTAAGAACATAATGATGGCAAAGGAACCGGTCACCAGCAAAATGCTCTTAAAGGAACCAAGCCGGTCAGATAGCGCTCCTCCGAAAGGGCCTCCGCATACAGCAGATATCCCGAAAAGGAAATAACAAATGCTGACCCAGAAAGAGCTCAGGTGAAGAGTCTCTTCTAAAAACGGCGCAAAGTAAGCGTAAAGCGTGTAGTGGCCAGCTAATGTAAACATCGTGACGAGGTGTGAACTCGCGATTTTCAGATTACCGATCGTCTTGAGTTGTTCCCGGAAAGGAATCATTTTCTCCGCCGGTATTCTTTCAAAGAAGATTGAAATAATCAGCATGGAGATCAGTGCCAACAGGCCGATGCCAAGGAACAAAATCCGCCACCCGAAGGAATCGCTGATTAAGATTCCGAGCGGCACGCCTAATGCGATAGCAGAGCTGAATCCCATAAAAATAATTCCGATTGCGCGGGCTCTGTATTCAGGCGCTACAATTTTCGGGGCAATTGTTAAAGAAAGCACAACAATCAGCCCTGTACTCATTGCTGCCAATACCCTAGATACCATCAGTGTTGCGAAATTAGGGCTGAAATAGGCGACAAGATTGCTAAGGAAGAAAACAAATAAAGCAATTAGATATAAGCGCTTCCGCTCAATCTTCGCAGTCAATGCCAAAAGCAGCGGCCCAGATACTGCATATCCCAGCGCAAACACACTGATCAGCTGTCCGGCTGAAACAATGGAAATGTCTAAATCATTTGCGATCTGAGGAAGAATTCCCCCCACAATTAACTCAACCAATCCGACTGCAATCGTAGAAGCTGCAAGCAGGAAAACTTTGAAATTCATAACAAACTCCTTTACTTAAATGTTTTGATAAATAAAAAAAATCCTGATTACAAAAAATGTCATAAACAAATTTTGTAATCAGGATTTTACGGTTCCTGGTAGACACCCTCAAACCATATTATTGAGGTTATACAAGTGATAATAGCTATTTAATTGATTCGTTTCCGTTGATGAGTGTACCACATTATGAATGAATCTTCCATAGAAAAATTTATAAAACGGTGAACCGGAAAAAAATATGATTATATTTATTTTATAAAAGTATAGACATTTAAAATTAAATGACTATAATAATCAATGTAAGCGTTTTAATAACAGGGGGGATAGCAGTTGAAAAAAATATTACTCGCGTGCAGTTCAGGAATGTCTACCAGTTTATTGGTGACAAAAATGAAGGAATACGCACAGTCTATCGGTGAGGAAGCGGAGATTTGGGCTGTTGGCCAGGATAAAGCAAAAGAAGACATGAGAAAAGCGGATGCCGTTTTGATCGGTCCGCAAATGAGCTTTCTGAAAAGCGAGCTCCAAAAAGAAGCAGATCAATACAACATTCAAGTTGAAGTCATTGACATGATGGCCTACGGAATGGCAGATGGGAAAAAAGCGTATGAGCAGGCATTGTCCTTAATGGTGAATCAATAATGGAACAGATGAAAATCACGAATTTAACAGACGAGCAAATCAGTTTTCAGCTAATCCTGCACAGCGGAAATGCCCGCAGCTGCATCATACAATCACTGCGCGCCTATAAAGAAGGGAAAAAGGACGAGGCTGATGCCCTCATTGCCAAGGCGGAGCAGGATTTATCCGCGGCCCATGACATTCACTTTCAAATGATACAGAAGGAATCCGGCGGAGAAGCAACAGCTTTTTCATTGCTGCTTATGCATGCAGAGGATCATCTGATGTCAACATTATCCATGAAAGAATTAGTGAAAGAGATGCTTGATCTCTTTAAAACCAAGAATATATAAAAAATCGGGGTGGATAGGGTGTTCGAGAAAATCAGCCAATTCCTTGTTCCAATTGCAGGGAGGTTAAACAATAACCGCTATTTGCAAGTGTTGCGTGATGCATTTATGCTGGCTTTCCCGCTGACGATATTCGGGTCCATTTTTGTCGTGTTAACGAATTTGCCGTTTCTAAACAAAATCATGAACGCCTCAATGCTTACGTCGTTTCAGTCTCATTTCGGCATTGCCTCCACGGCGACAATGGGCATTATGTCTGTCTTTGTTGTGTTCGGGATAGGCTATTACCTGTCGAAAAGCTATCAGGTCGAAGCTGTATTTGGCGGAGCGATCGCTTTGGTTTCCTTTTTGCTCTTAACGCCATTTATCATTCAGCCGGAAACAGGTGATGCCATTACAGGGGTTATCCCGGTCGATCGTCTCGGTGCAAAAGGGATGTTTCTTGGGATGATTACGGCATTTCTTTCTGGCGAAATTTACAGAAGAATCGTTCAAAAAAACCTGACAATCAAAATGCCAGCCGGCGTTCCGCCTGCTGTAGCAAAATCATTCGCCGCACTTATTCCGGCTTTTATCACATTGACTGTATTTTTGCTGATTAACGTAATGGTGACTCTGTTTTTTAAAACAAATATGCACGACGTCATTTATCATGCGATTCAGGCTCCGCTTGTCGGACTTGGAAGCGGTATCATTCCAACACTGATTGCCGTGTTTTTCATTCAAATTCTTTGGTTTTTCGGACTGCATGGACAGATCATTATCAACTCCGTGATGGACCCGATTTGGAATACACTGCAGGTAGAAAACCTTTCTGCTTACACGGCGGGAAAAGAAATCCCTCATATTATTTCAAAACCGTTTATGGAGATTTATACAGTAGGGATGGGCGGAACAGGGATGACGCTTGCGATTGTGTTTACCATTCTCATATTCATGAAAAGCAGGCAGATGAAGCAAGTATCAAAACTTGGCCTCGCTCCCGGTATTTTTAACGTAAACGAACCGATTATCTTTGGGCTTCCGATTGTCATGAATCCGATCATTATTGTGCCTTGGGTGCTGGCACCGATGGTTGTTACGCTCGTCACCTATCTGGCTATGTCAGCCGGGCTCGTTCCGCCTCCAACTGGTGTGACAGTGCCGTGGACGGTTCCATTATTCATTAATGGCATCATGGCGACGAACTCAATCATGGGGGGCGTGATGCAGCTTATCAATCTGCTGATTGTCTTCGTGATCTGGTTTCCGTTCCTAAAAGCAATGGATAAATTAAATCTGGCAAAAGAAAAAGAACAGGCTGTGCAGGAGACAGCTGCTCAGCAAAATGATAACAGCATAAAAATGTGACATAAGGGGAGAGAGACTTGGCACATACAGAACAATATCGTTTTCCAAAGGATTTTTGGTGGGGATCATCCGCTTCAGCAACACAAATGGAGGGTGCCGCCGACAGAGACGGAAAAGGCCAGAATATATGGGATTATTGGTTTGAAAAAGAACCGCATCGTTTTTTTGATCATGTCGGACCCGCAGACACATCCCAATTTTACGACAACTATAAAGAAGATATCAGGCTGATGAAGGAACTTGGCCACAACTCGTTCCGGATGTCGATTTCCTGGTCACGTTTAATACCAAACGGAACGGGCGAGATCAACGATAAAGCCGCAGATTTCTATAACAATGTCATTGATGAGCTGATCGCTAACGGAATTGAACCTTTTGTCAATTTGTTTCATTTCGATATGCCGATGGCGCTTCAAAAAATCGGCGGCTGGGTCAACAGAGAGACGGTTGACGCGTATGAAAACTATGCAAGAACTTGCTTCCGTTTGTTTGGCGGCCGGGTGAAAAAATGGTTCACGCATAATGAACCAATCGTTCCCGTAGAAGGCGGATACCTATATGATTTTCATTATCCAAACAAGGTCGATTTTAAAGAGGCCGTCCAGGTTGGATTTCATACGATGCTATCAAGTGCCCGCGCCATTCAGGCTTACAGGGAGATGAAGCAGGACGGAAAAATCGGCATCATCTTAAATTTGACCCCTTCATACCCGAGAAGCAGCCATCCGGCGGATGTGAAAGCCGGGGAAATCGCAGACGCGTTTTTTAACAGATCTTTTTTAGACCCATCTGTCAAAGGCGAATTTCCCAAAGAGCTGGTTGACATTTTGAAGCATGAAGGCTTTATGCCTGATTACAACGCTGAAGATCTCGACATCATCAAAAAGAACACGGTTGACCTGTTGGGAGTGAATTATTACCAGCCGAGACGTGTGAAAGCGAAAGAACATCTTCCGAATCCCGACGCTCCTTTTTTGCCGGACAGGTATTTTGATCCCTACGTCATGCCGGGCCGCAAAATGAATCCGCATCGCGGCTGGGAGATCTATGAAAAAGGCGTTTATGATATTTTGATCAATTTAAAAGAAAACTACGGCAACATCGAGTGTTTTATCTCTGAAAACGGTATGGGGGTTGAAGGTGAAGAGCGATTCAGGGATGAACAAGGCATCATTCAGGATGATTACCGGATTGAATTTATAAAAGAGCACCTCAAATGGATTCACCGCGCCATACAGGAAGGCTCGAACGTAAAAGGCTATCACTTATGGACGTTCATGGACAACTGGTCTTGGACAAATGCCTATAAAAACCGATACGGATTTGTATCAGTCAATCTTGAGAAAGACGGAGAAAGAACCGTCAAAAAGAGCGGAAAATGGTTCAAAGAGGTTGCTGAGCATAGCGGTTTCTAGATTTTCCTAAAGGTCAAGATCTTCCGGCAATCATCATAACGAATAGAGATGACGAAAATCCGCAACATTGATGAAATAGGGAAAAGAACTTATGATATCCGTAAAAGCTTATGTGATATCAAACAGCTGCCGGAGGATACCAATGAATAAATACGAAATCATTGCAAATGAAATGAGAAATAGAATTAAAAATAACGTATATCCGATCGATCAGCCCATTCCTGATGAAGTATCTCTTGCAAAAGAATTTAACTCAAGCCGCATGACGATGAAGAGAGCCTTGGATAATTTAGTTGCCGAGGGTCTGCTGTTTAGAAAACGAGGCCATGGCACGTTTATTATTCAATCTGCAATACAGGATGACCATGTCCATGTAGTCAGCAATGAGATTCTCGGATTGACCAACTTGCTGAAAGATAAAAAAATCAAAAGCAAGGTCATTCAGTTTGAAGTGCAATTTCCCACTGAGGAAGTGGCCGCCCATTTGTCTATTGATCAGAAAACACCGGTTTATTATGTCGTTCGGCTGCGAATTGTAGAAGGTGAACCCTATGTATTAGAAA from Bacillus subtilis subsp. subtilis str. 168 encodes the following:
- the ydhE gene encoding putative glycosyltransferase (Evidence 3: Putative function from multiple computational evidences; PubMedId: 20639339; Product type e: enzyme), producing the protein MKTVLILNFPAEGHVNPTLGITKAFSDKGYDVHYISTEKYKKRLEAAGATVHLHRDLLRTTPIHVGSPNGILDFVKIHIKTSLDILQIVKDLSKSIQFDFVYYDKFGAGELVRDYLDIPGVSSSASFLFGEEHLKILPLHPESGAPLELDQECEDLLAKMKETYGVAPKNLVQFMNNKGELNVVYTSRYFQPESDRFGDECLFIGPSFPKRAEKTDFPIEQLKDEKVIYISMGTVLDHTEDFFNLCIDAFSGFNGKVVIAAGEKADLTKLKQAPENFIIAPYVPQLEVLEQSDVFITHGGMNSVNEGIHFSVPLVVMPHDKDQPMVAQRLSELHAGYVISKDEVNAQILKQAVDEVLRNDQYTAGIKKINQSFKECMDMEEVMERIDELIRQKNK
- the ydhF gene encoding putative phosphate-starvation lipoprotein (Evidence 3: Putative function from multiple computational evidences; PubMedId: 10913081, 11557812; Product type lp: lipoprotein) — protein: MRRILSILVFAIMLAGCSSNASTEKQHAGGEKTVKAEPQSTSSQKDSTDDYQPNSQVTDDRTLHKVGQTFSDDKGKAVLKDIKQVNKTYKIGDVELTVKEMKLIHLRPDYSMIDYFHELTHDEEFDFVKVFVDIKNTSTKKVNVAPIALMKTNTGETFDWNKDIYLEELNGELEGGAEKSGNLGFIVNASSGHAHDKAADAEKKTKEIKWIEITTSDVFDHNHKKISDAQKIKIKF
- the phoB gene encoding alkaline phosphatase III (promiscuous, heptaprenylglyceryl phosphate is a substrate) (Evidence 1a: Function from experimental evidences in the studied strain; PubMedId: 9335276, 10913081, 16030210, 16491025, 26382712, 27226549; Product type e : enzyme), producing MKKFPKKLLPIAVLSSIAFSSLASGSVPEASAQEKKKGNQDEIKNVIVLIGDGMGVSYTSAYRYLKDNKKTKVVEPTAFDQYLVGQQTTYPDDPEQNVTDSAAAATAMSAGIKTYNNAIAVDNDGSEAKTVLEAAKEKGKATGLVATSEITHATPASFGSHDHSRKNMNSIADDYFDEMVNGKHKIDVLLGGGKSNFDRKDRNLIKEFKKAGYSYVDDRKDMLKNKDSQVLGLFADGGLPKKIDRTKDIPSLKDMTNTAIKKLNKDKDGFFLMVEGSQIDWAGHDNDIVGAMSEMEDFEQAYKAAIDFAKKDKHTLVVATADHSTGGYSIGADGIYNWFSEPIKAAKRTPDFMAEKIADGADVEKTLKTYIDQKKLALTKAEIQSVEEAAKSKEVLDIDNAIENIFNKRSHTGWTTGGHTGEDVPVYAYGPSSETFAGQIDNTEIAKNVFKALQYNIKINDK
- the fra gene encoding frataxin; iron/sulfur chaperone (Evidence 1a: Function from experimental evidences in the studied strain; PubMedId: 20087498, 21744456, 25826316; Product type f: factor); this encodes MDVFSEYLAGIADPFHRERTEEVLTWIKNKYPNLHTEIKWNQPMFTDHGTFIIGFSVSKKHLAVAPEKVTIAHVEDDIVKAGYDYTEQLIRIPWNGPVDYTLLEKMIEFNILDKADCSTFWRK
- the ydhH gene encoding hypothetical protein (Evidence 4: Unknown function but conserved in other organisms), with amino-acid sequence MSSHYKYPLIFTAFLLIAFCLIFFSYHLIHHVRLEYPNWQGESKDQNWEAVFTKNEDAPNEYSGKLYWIGDTIEIDNTYLESLIVKKDDEVLLSSDTEIPMHDYAGGTFSDGSAKEKSVSFLERLDEHELEGHDITIEVKWKQGNHYSASQLTLNEKTLFDEKQQ
- the ydhI gene encoding putative acetyltransferase (Evidence 3: Putative function from multiple computational evidences; Product type e: enzyme); translation: MMIIIPNNEIAKHMLTDFFAKHWGTPEMAISSGIFRCDELDGFAAVNESGEIIGCITYTIDGKDCEIISLDSMIENKGIGTALLQQVEEKAKHAHCQRIKLITTNDNVNAIAFYQKRGYQFAAVFPNAVEKARRLKPEIPEVAENGILIRDEILFSKVID
- the ydhJ gene encoding putative metal-dependent phosphohydrolase (Evidence 3: Putative function from multiple computational evidences; Product type e: enzyme) — protein: MEISDIIYGQHHIDGVLEELIKSAPVQRLKGIYQGGASFLVNRKWNVTRYEHSIGVMLLIKKLGGTIEEQIAGLLHDVSHTAFSHVVDVVFENQAEDYHENIFQQVIVHSEIPDILQKHGYHTEELLSDDSRWTLLEQPAPELCADRTDYTLRDMYRYGHINLHEAQTFLDHLIVRNGRMFPDSIEAAEWFVSVYYKEVIDFFLNPVNVYGYEYLARALKAALRHDVISAEDLLKTDQEVLNILRASKNEEVLSLLTSIHPGIQVIEDDIQYDFHQKKKMRLIDPSIFLDDKWIKSSGVSEKVRKMGEAAYQKAKKGVYIKILKQ
- the ydhK gene encoding hypothetical protein (Evidence 5: Unknown function), whose product is MSAGKSYRKKMKQRRMNMKISKYALGILMLSLVFVLSACGNNNSTKESTHDNHSDSSTHEEMDHSGSADVPEGLQESKNPKYKVGSQVIINTSHMKGMKGAEATVTGAYDTTAYVVSYTPTNGGQRVDHHKWVIQEEIKDAGDKTLQPGDQVILEASHMKGMKGATAEIDSAEKTTVYMVDYTSTTSGEKVKNHKWVTEDELSAK